The Populus nigra chromosome 14, ddPopNigr1.1, whole genome shotgun sequence genome has a segment encoding these proteins:
- the LOC133672634 gene encoding peroxidase 73-like: MAAARFHLLLVLALTLSLCHFPDTTWAQLRQNYYASSCPRVESIVRGVVQNKIKQTFVTIPATLRLFFHDCFVQGCDASVIVASTATNKAEKDHSDNLSLAGDGFDTVIKAKAAVDATPGCKNKVSCADILAMATRDVIALSGGPSYPVELGRLDGLSSTAASVNGKLPQPTFSLNQLTAMFAANGLSQTDMIALSAAHTLGFSHCSKFANRIYSFSRRGPIDPTLNRTYAKTLQTLCPKNVDSRIAINMDPNTPNTFDNMYYKNLVQGMGLFTSDQVLFTDSRSKPTVTKWATDSQAFQQAFITAMTKLGRVGVKSGRNGKIRQDCAVLA, translated from the exons ATGGCAGCTGCCCGGTTCCATCTCTTACTTGTTCTTGCACTCACTCTCAGTTTGTGCCACTTCCCTGACACCACATGGGCACAGCTTAGACAAAATTACTACGCTAGCAGTTGCCCCAGAGTGGAAAGCATAGTTAGGGGTGTCGTTCAGAATAAAATTAAGCAAACCTTTGTTACGATTCCGGCAACTCTCAGGCTTTTCTTCCATGATTGCTTTGTTCAG GGCTGTGATGCTTCAGTTATAGTGGCCTCCACTGCGACCAACAAGGCGGAGAAGGACCATTCTGATAATTTATCATTAGCTGGAGATGGATTTGACACTGTGATCAAAGCGAAAGCGGCTGTTGATGCCACCCCCGGATGCAAAAACAAGGTCTCGTGTGCTGATATCCTTGCCATGGCAACAAGAGATGTTATCGCACTG TCTGGTGGGCCTTCATATCCTGTTGAATTGGGACGATTGGATGGTTTAAGCTCAACAGCTGCTAGTGTCAATGGGAAGCTGCCGCAGCCAACTTTCTCTTTGAATCAGCTTACTGCCATGTTTGCTGCGAACGGACTCAGCCAAACTGACATGATTGCTCTCTCAG CGGCACACACGCTTGGATTCTCTCATTGTAGCAAATTTGCCAACAGGATATATAGTTTTAGCAGGCGAGGTCCGATCGACCCTACACTCAACCGAACATATGCAAAAACACTGCAAACTCTGTGCCCCAAGAACGTTGACTCCAGAATAGCCATCAACATGGACCCAAACACTCCCAACACCTTTGACAACATGTATTACAAGAACCTCGTGCAAGGAATGGGCCTCTTCACCTCTGATCAAGTTCTATTCACAGACTCAAGGTCCAAGCCAACTGTTACTAAATGGGCTACTGACTCACAGGCCTTTCAACAAGCCTTTATCACTGCCATGACAAAGTTGGGCCGCGTCGGTGTCAAGAGCGGTCGAAACGGGAAAATTCGTCAAGACTGCGCAGTTTTGGCTTAA